A region from the Ochotona princeps isolate mOchPri1 unplaced genomic scaffold, mOchPri1.hap1 HAP1_SCAFFOLD_4210, whole genome shotgun sequence genome encodes:
- the LOC131479228 gene encoding golgin subfamily A member 6-like protein 26 translates to MKASLRELQDKLAPARQAILKPQQQTKSEWRHQNGGLLRHQLRRSAAVQQGLFEEVERKGQEAYNRNAGEQKEQQPQLMYEKHENHEVQQEMVIERVRQQHDTYDQDLEQTRQDKKTTECYTRLEGELLSSLSQRDQQVAQEEATAENQFCQTPEESEQDGEEKIHVDGFIDCREQPERELQSMSEKLQEQEVQNIYARKSYRSRTSNREQLDEELQSMRKKLEEQEVQHREDLRKQQEELQQELEKMKQEASVKKA, encoded by the exons ATGAAGGCCAGCTTACGCGAGCTGCAAGATAAACTCGCGCCTGCGCGCCAGGCTATCCTTAAGCCGCAGCAACAGACAAAGAGTGAATGGCGTCATCAGAACGGAGGCCTCTTGCGGCACCAGCTACGAAGGAGTGCAGCAGTCCAGCAGGGT CTCTTCGAAGAGGTGGAGAGAAAAGGGCAAGAAGCTTATAACCGAAACGCCGGCGAGCAAAAAGAGCAGCAGCCTCAGCTGATGTATGAGAAGCACGAGAATCACGAAGTACAACAGGAAATGGTGATAGAACGTGTACGCCAGCAGCATGACACGTACGATCAGGACCTGGAGCAAACGAGACAGGATAAAAAGACTACAGAGTGCTACACGCGTCTTGAAGGCGAATTGTTGTCATCGCTTTCGCAGCGAGACCAGCAAGTCGCACAGGAGGAGGCCACAGCTGAAAATCAATTCTGCCAAACCCCTGAGGAGTCCGAACAAGATGGGGAGGAAAAAATTCATGTGGATGGTTTTATTGATTGTCGCGAGCAGCCAGAGCGCGAGCTGCAGTCGATGAGCGAAAAGCTACAGGAGCAGGAAGTCCAGAACA TCTACGCGCGAAAAAGCTACAGGAGCAGAACGTCCAACCGTGAGCAGCTAGACGAGGAGCTGCAGTCCATGCGCAAAAAGCTAGAGGAGCAGGAAGTCCAGCACCGTGAGGATCTCCGAAAGCAACAGGAGGAGCTCCAGCAAGAGCTGGAGAAGATGAAGCAAGAAGCATCTGTCAAGAAAGCCTGA